One genomic segment of Burkholderia pyrrocinia includes these proteins:
- the lpxB gene encoding lipid-A-disaccharide synthase, whose product MPLPTNQLRLAMVAGEPSGDLLAASLLGGLRERLPESAQYYGIGGPRMIAQGFDSHWQMDKLTVRGYVEALGQIPEILRIRGELKRQLLAERPDAFIGIDAPDFNFNVEQAARDAGIPSIHFVCPSIWAWRGGRIKKIAKSVDHMLCLFPFEPAILDKAGVASTYVGHPLADEIPLEPDTHGARIALGLPADGPVIAVLPGSRRSEIALIGPTFFAAMALMQQREPGVRFVMPAATPALRELLQPLVDAHPQLALTITDGRSQVAMTAADAILVKSGTVTLEAALLKKPMVISYKVPWLTGQIMRRQGYLPYVGLPNILAGRFVVPELLQHFATPEALADATLTQLRDDANRRTLTEVFTEMHLSLRQNTAAKAAEAVVRVLEQRKGRA is encoded by the coding sequence ATGCCGCTTCCGACCAATCAGCTCCGGCTCGCGATGGTGGCCGGCGAGCCGTCGGGCGACCTGCTCGCGGCGTCGCTGCTCGGCGGGCTGCGCGAGCGGCTGCCCGAATCGGCCCAGTACTACGGGATCGGCGGGCCGCGGATGATCGCGCAGGGGTTCGACTCGCACTGGCAGATGGACAAGCTGACCGTGCGCGGCTATGTCGAGGCGCTGGGCCAGATTCCCGAGATCCTGCGGATTCGCGGCGAGTTGAAGCGCCAGTTGCTCGCGGAGCGACCGGACGCGTTCATCGGCATCGATGCGCCCGACTTCAACTTCAACGTCGAACAGGCCGCGCGCGACGCGGGCATCCCGTCGATCCACTTCGTGTGCCCGTCGATCTGGGCATGGCGCGGCGGCCGGATCAAGAAGATCGCCAAGTCCGTCGACCACATGCTGTGCCTGTTCCCGTTCGAGCCCGCGATTCTCGACAAGGCAGGCGTCGCATCGACCTACGTCGGCCATCCGCTGGCCGACGAGATCCCGCTCGAGCCCGACACGCACGGCGCGCGCATCGCGCTGGGCCTGCCCGCAGACGGCCCCGTGATTGCGGTGCTGCCGGGCAGCCGGCGCTCGGAGATCGCGCTGATCGGCCCGACGTTCTTCGCGGCGATGGCGCTGATGCAGCAACGCGAGCCCGGTGTGCGGTTCGTGATGCCGGCGGCGACACCCGCGCTGCGCGAACTGCTGCAGCCGCTCGTCGACGCGCATCCGCAGCTCGCGCTGACGATCACCGACGGCCGCTCGCAGGTCGCGATGACGGCCGCCGACGCGATCCTCGTGAAGAGCGGCACCGTCACGCTGGAAGCCGCGCTGCTGAAGAAGCCGATGGTGATCTCGTACAAGGTGCCCTGGCTGACCGGGCAGATCATGCGCCGGCAGGGTTACCTGCCGTATGTCGGCTTGCCGAACATCCTGGCGGGGCGCTTCGTCGTGCCCGAGCTGCTGCAGCATTTCGCGACGCCCGAGGCGCTCGCCGATGCGACGCTCACGCAGTTGCGCGACGACGCGAATCGCCGCACGCTCACCGAAGTATTTACCGAAATGCATCTTTCGCTGCGGCAGAACACGGCCGCGAAGGCGGCCGAAGCGGTCGTGCGCGTGCTCGAACAACGCAAGGGGCGCGCATGA